In one window of Clavelina lepadiformis chromosome 4, kaClaLepa1.1, whole genome shotgun sequence DNA:
- the LOC143452567 gene encoding creatine kinase B-type-like isoform X1: MPNTNTARYTADEEFPDFSKHKNHMANCLTKEIYKRMRAVQTPSGFTIDNAIQTGVDNPGHPFIMTVGCVAGDEESYEVFADLFDPVIEARHNGYKKTDLHKTDIDPSHLKGGTNMDPKYVLSSRVRTGRSIRGLCLPPHSSRAERRKVEKISCEALAKLDGELKGSYYPLKGMTTEHQDRLIEEHFLFDKPVSPLLLASGMARDWPDARGIWHNDKKNFLVWVNEEDHLRVISMQAGGNINEVFTRWCKGLKLIETHMKENGYEYMWNEHLGYILTCPSNLGTGVRAGVHIKIPLLSTQPKFDEALKKLRLQKRGTGGVDTASEGGIFDISNADRLGFSEVDLVQMVVDGVEFMIECEKKLEKGEKIDADIDGLKQK; encoded by the exons ATGCCAAACACCAATACTGCTCGTTATACAGCTGACGAAGAATTCCCGGACTTCTCCAAGCATAAGAATCATATGGCTAACTGCTTGACCAAGGAAATCTACAAACGAATGAGAGCGGTACAGACTCCGAGTGGATTCACCATTGATAATGCTATTCAAACCGGTGTGGACAACCCAG GTCATCCTTTCATCATGACTGTGGGATGCGTGGCAGGAGATGAGGAGAGTTATGAGGTCTTTGCCGATCTCTTCGATCCAGTAATAGAAGCTCGTCACAATGGATACAAGAAGACCGACTTGCACAAGACTGACATCGACCCAAGCCATCTTAAG ggCGGTACCAACATGGACCCGAAATACGTTCTCTCTTCCCGCGTGCGAACTGGCCGCAGCATTCGTGGCCTTTGCTTGCCGCCACACAGCTCCCGCGCCGAGAGAAGAAAGGTTGAGAAGATTTCCTGCGAAG CTTTGGCCAAGCTCGATGGAGAATTAAAAGGATCTTACTACCCGTTGAAGGGGATGACCACTGAGCACCAAGATCGCCTCATTGAGGAACATTTCCTCTTTGATAAACCGGTTTCTCCGCTTCTGCTCGCATCCGGAATGGCCCGAGACTGGCCCGATGCGCGTGGAATCTG GCACAAcgacaagaaaaacttcttgGTCTGGGTGAATGAGGAAGACCATCTTCGTGTAATCTCCATGCAAGCTGGCGGCAACATCAACGAAGTCTTCACGAGATGGTGCAAGGGTCTGAAACTG ATCGAGACACACATGAAGGAGAACGGCTACGAATACATGTGGAACGAACATCTGGGGTACATTCTCACCTGCCCCAGCAACTTGGGTACCGGCGTGCGCGCAGGGGTACATATCAAGATCCCGCTTTTGTCCACTCAGCCGAAGTTTGATGAAGCTTTAAAGAAACTTCGCTTGCAAAAACGTGGAACAG GTGGCGTCGACACTGCATCAGAAGGGGGCATTTTCGACATTTCCAACGCCGACCGTCTCGGCTTCTCTGAGGTTGATCTTGTGCAGATGGTGGTCGATGGAGTGGAATTCATGATCGAGTGCGAGAAAAAGTTGGAAAAAGGAGAGAAAATTGACGCTGACATTGATGGCCTTAAGCAAAAGTGA
- the LOC143452567 gene encoding creatine kinase B-type-like isoform X2, with protein MNTAQSKFSAEDDYPDFTEHNNHMSHVLSKEIFAKLRNKVTPNGFTLDGAIQTGVDNPGHPFIMTVGCVAGDEESYEVFADLFDPVIEARHNGYKKTDLHKTDIDPSHLKGGTNMDPKYVLSSRVRTGRSIRGLCLPPHSSRAERRKVEKISCEALAKLDGELKGSYYPLKGMTTEHQDRLIEEHFLFDKPVSPLLLASGMARDWPDARGIWHNDKKNFLVWVNEEDHLRVISMQAGGNINEVFTRWCKGLKLIETHMKENGYEYMWNEHLGYILTCPSNLGTGVRAGVHIKIPLLSTQPKFDEALKKLRLQKRGTGGVDTASEGGIFDISNADRLGFSEVDLVQMVVDGVEFMIECEKKLEKGEKIDADIDGLKQK; from the exons ATGAATACCGCTCAGTCTAAATTCTCGGCCGAAGATGATTACCCCGACTTCACGGAGCACAACAACCACATGTCTCACGTTTTgagtaaagaaatttttgcaaaattgaggAACAAAGTTACTCCAAATGGCTTTACATTGGATGGTGCGATTCAGACCGGCGTTGACAACCCAG GTCATCCTTTCATCATGACTGTGGGATGCGTGGCAGGAGATGAGGAGAGTTATGAGGTCTTTGCCGATCTCTTCGATCCAGTAATAGAAGCTCGTCACAATGGATACAAGAAGACCGACTTGCACAAGACTGACATCGACCCAAGCCATCTTAAG ggCGGTACCAACATGGACCCGAAATACGTTCTCTCTTCCCGCGTGCGAACTGGCCGCAGCATTCGTGGCCTTTGCTTGCCGCCACACAGCTCCCGCGCCGAGAGAAGAAAGGTTGAGAAGATTTCCTGCGAAG CTTTGGCCAAGCTCGATGGAGAATTAAAAGGATCTTACTACCCGTTGAAGGGGATGACCACTGAGCACCAAGATCGCCTCATTGAGGAACATTTCCTCTTTGATAAACCGGTTTCTCCGCTTCTGCTCGCATCCGGAATGGCCCGAGACTGGCCCGATGCGCGTGGAATCTG GCACAAcgacaagaaaaacttcttgGTCTGGGTGAATGAGGAAGACCATCTTCGTGTAATCTCCATGCAAGCTGGCGGCAACATCAACGAAGTCTTCACGAGATGGTGCAAGGGTCTGAAACTG ATCGAGACACACATGAAGGAGAACGGCTACGAATACATGTGGAACGAACATCTGGGGTACATTCTCACCTGCCCCAGCAACTTGGGTACCGGCGTGCGCGCAGGGGTACATATCAAGATCCCGCTTTTGTCCACTCAGCCGAAGTTTGATGAAGCTTTAAAGAAACTTCGCTTGCAAAAACGTGGAACAG GTGGCGTCGACACTGCATCAGAAGGGGGCATTTTCGACATTTCCAACGCCGACCGTCTCGGCTTCTCTGAGGTTGATCTTGTGCAGATGGTGGTCGATGGAGTGGAATTCATGATCGAGTGCGAGAAAAAGTTGGAAAAAGGAGAGAAAATTGACGCTGACATTGATGGCCTTAAGCAAAAGTGA